In the Arachis ipaensis cultivar K30076 chromosome B10, Araip1.1, whole genome shotgun sequence genome, one interval contains:
- the LOC107622397 gene encoding paired amphipathic helix protein Sin3-like 2 translates to MANKLLQLYEYEKSRKPGKLNDSVYHANAHVILNEDNIYRLQCSSPPSRLSIQLMDNMNEKPEMFAVSIDPNFSFYLHNDFLSVLPSKKEPHGILLQRNKRKFGDIDELSGITSAMEGVKLINGLECKIACSSSKISYVLDTQDFFFRPKRRRQASPETRSCRHRRDREERYRRLMATVSQ, encoded by the exons ATGGCCAATAAGCTTCTCCAATTGTATGAGTACGAAAAGTCTCGGAAACCTGGGAAACTAAACGATTCAGTATATCATGCAAATGCACATGTTATCCTTAATGAGGACAATATATATCGATTGCAATGT TCCTCACCACCCTCTCGGCTATCCATCCAGCTCATGGACAATATGAATGAAAAGCCTGAGATGTTTGCTGTTTCTATTGatccaaatttttctttttaccttcacAATGATTTTCTCTCCGTCCTTCCTTCTAAAAAGGAACCCCATGGCATTTTACTTCAAAG AAACAAACGCAAATTTGGAGATATTGATGAGCTTTCTGGAATAACTTCTGCTATGGAAGGTGTCAAACTAATTAATGGATTGGAATGTAAGATAGCTTGCAGCTCGTCCAAG ATCTCCTATGTTCTCGACACACAAGATTTCTTTTTCCGGCCGAAAAGGAGAAGGCAAGCGTCACCGGAAACCAGATCTTGTCGACACCGGAGGGACAGAGAGGAAAGATACCGCAGGTTGATGGCGACCGTGTCTCAATGA